One window of Sphingomonas sp. KC8 genomic DNA carries:
- a CDS encoding AI-2E family transporter: MNEYAMPQGDDSHTLPQNGEGLDDALSESAEAAYRRDRLLAALVLLAGAGLFLAMPFALRAGAEFFLPVTAALVVAVALVPLLEWLERRRVPSSLAAFACISLFLAAANIAVALIVVPASDWLARLPERAGQIRANLSPLIEIYANFERFVDELVHAFARKPPVAATVTVQTPNSLLEIVASSAPYAAIQMFFGILVVFFFLSGWTRMRRRIIHSRSNYSSAMTTARVIQEMVDSTSAYLGTITIINMGLGTLVALALWGIGMETPMMWGGLVALLNYIPYLGPITAAVLLAAGGLMTYPDVWVGLAPAAIFVSIHLIEANVLTPMLVGRRLTINPLLILLALSYWAWVWGTTGALLAVPLLIILKTILDAAGKPDIAGFLFEEGTLTTGHHDEATVENGAGQRPRATTVD; encoded by the coding sequence ATGAACGAGTATGCGATGCCCCAGGGCGACGACAGTCATACCCTTCCGCAGAACGGGGAAGGGCTTGACGATGCGCTTTCGGAAAGCGCCGAGGCAGCCTACCGCCGCGACAGGCTGCTTGCCGCGCTGGTCTTGCTGGCGGGGGCGGGGCTGTTCCTGGCGATGCCCTTTGCCTTGCGTGCCGGAGCGGAGTTTTTCCTGCCGGTGACGGCCGCGTTGGTGGTTGCGGTGGCGCTGGTGCCGCTGCTCGAATGGCTGGAACGGCGACGCGTGCCATCGTCGCTGGCTGCGTTTGCCTGCATTTCGCTATTCCTGGCGGCGGCCAACATCGCCGTGGCGCTGATCGTGGTGCCGGCGAGCGACTGGCTGGCGCGCCTGCCGGAACGCGCGGGGCAGATCCGCGCCAATCTTTCGCCGTTGATCGAGATCTACGCCAATTTCGAACGCTTCGTCGACGAACTCGTCCACGCGTTCGCCCGCAAACCCCCGGTTGCCGCCACCGTGACGGTGCAGACACCCAATTCTTTGCTGGAAATTGTGGCGTCGTCGGCTCCCTATGCCGCGATCCAGATGTTCTTCGGCATATTGGTGGTATTCTTCTTCCTGTCCGGATGGACGCGGATGCGACGGCGGATCATCCATAGCCGCTCCAATTATTCGAGCGCGATGACGACGGCGCGCGTGATTCAGGAGATGGTGGATTCGACGTCCGCCTATCTGGGCACGATCACCATCATCAACATGGGGCTGGGCACGCTCGTGGCCCTGGCGTTGTGGGGCATCGGCATGGAAACGCCGATGATGTGGGGCGGACTGGTCGCCCTGCTCAATTATATTCCCTATCTCGGGCCAATCACCGCGGCGGTGCTGCTCGCGGCCGGGGGACTGATGACCTATCCGGATGTGTGGGTGGGGCTGGCACCCGCCGCGATCTTCGTTTCGATTCATCTGATCGAAGCCAATGTGCTGACGCCCATGCTGGTGGGGCGCCGGCTGACCATCAATCCGCTGCTGATCCTGCTGGCGCTGAGCTATTGGGCCTGGGTGTGGGGCACCACCGGCGCCTTGCTGGCGGTGCCGCTGCTGATCATCCTGAAAACGATTCTCGATGCCGCAGGCAAGCCCGACATCGCGGGATTCCTATTCGAGGAGGGCACGCTGACCACGGGGCATCATGACGAAGCGACGGTTGAAAACGGGGCGGGGCAAAGGCCGCGCGCCACCACGGTGGATTAA
- the cysN gene encoding sulfate adenylyltransferase subunit CysN produces the protein MSDNVAQESSYKAQDLIAEDIDAYLVQHQHKSLLRFITCGSVDDGKSTLIGRLLYDSKMIFEDQLAALEADSKRVGTQGQEIDFALLVDGLAAEREQGITIDVAYRFFSTDKRKFIVADTPGHEQYTRNMVTGASTADLAVILIDARKGVLTQTRRHSYLAHLIGIRNIVLAVNKMDLIGYDQAQYDAIVEDYRVFATSIGIGDFTAMPISGFKGDNITGPSANTPWYTGPALIEHLETVELDVTTDQAKPLRMPVQWVNRPNLDFRGFSGLIATGTVKPGDAVRVLPSGKTSTVSRIVTMPGASGGGDLEQAVAGQSVTICLADEVDCSRGDVLSVADTPPQAADQFEATIVWMADEEMLPGRPYWLKLGTQTVSANIQAPKYQVNVNTMEHLAAKTLDLNAIGVANLSTDRPLVFEAYDQNRDLGGFILIDKLTNATVAAGMLHFSLRRAQNVHWQALDISRDAHANMKNQKAAVLWFTGLSGAGKSTIANLVEKKLHRMNRHTFLLDGDNVRHGLNKDLGFTDADRVENVRRVGEVSKLMTDAGLIVITAFISPFRQERQMVRDMMATGEFFEVHIDTPLAEAEARDVKGLYKKARAGELANFTGIDSPYEAPVNPEIRIDTTKLTPEQAADLIVEELLK, from the coding sequence ATGTCGGACAATGTGGCTCAGGAAAGCTCCTACAAGGCGCAGGACCTCATCGCCGAGGATATCGACGCCTATCTCGTCCAGCACCAGCACAAGAGCCTGCTGCGCTTCATCACCTGCGGGTCGGTGGACGATGGCAAATCGACGCTGATCGGCCGGTTGCTGTACGATTCGAAGATGATCTTCGAAGATCAGCTGGCGGCGCTGGAAGCGGATTCCAAGCGCGTCGGCACGCAGGGGCAGGAAATCGATTTCGCACTGCTGGTCGACGGCCTCGCCGCCGAACGCGAACAGGGCATCACGATCGACGTCGCCTATCGCTTCTTTTCGACCGACAAGCGCAAGTTCATCGTCGCCGACACGCCGGGGCATGAACAATATACGCGCAACATGGTGACGGGTGCGTCGACGGCGGACCTTGCAGTCATCCTGATCGACGCGCGCAAAGGCGTGCTGACGCAGACGCGCCGGCACAGCTATCTCGCGCACCTGATCGGCATCCGCAACATCGTGCTGGCCGTCAACAAGATGGATCTGATCGGTTACGATCAGGCGCAATATGATGCGATCGTCGAAGATTATCGCGTGTTCGCGACGTCGATCGGGATTGGCGATTTCACCGCGATGCCGATTTCCGGCTTCAAGGGCGACAACATCACCGGACCTTCGGCCAACACGCCGTGGTACACCGGGCCGGCGCTGATCGAGCATCTCGAAACGGTAGAACTGGACGTCACGACCGATCAGGCCAAGCCGTTACGCATGCCGGTGCAGTGGGTGAACCGTCCGAACCTCGATTTCCGGGGCTTCTCCGGCCTGATCGCAACCGGCACGGTGAAGCCGGGCGATGCGGTGCGCGTGCTGCCATCGGGCAAGACATCCACCGTCAGCCGCATCGTGACGATGCCGGGTGCCAGTGGTGGCGGTGATCTGGAACAGGCGGTGGCCGGCCAGTCCGTCACGATCTGCCTGGCCGATGAAGTCGATTGTTCGCGCGGGGACGTGCTTTCGGTGGCCGATACGCCGCCGCAGGCCGCCGACCAGTTCGAAGCGACCATCGTGTGGATGGCGGATGAGGAAATGCTGCCGGGCCGGCCTTACTGGCTGAAGCTTGGCACGCAGACCGTGAGTGCCAACATCCAGGCGCCGAAGTACCAGGTCAACGTCAACACGATGGAGCATCTGGCCGCCAAGACGCTGGATCTGAACGCCATCGGTGTCGCCAACCTGTCGACCGATCGTCCGCTGGTGTTCGAAGCCTATGATCAGAACCGCGACCTTGGCGGGTTCATCCTGATCGACAAGCTGACCAACGCGACGGTGGCCGCGGGCATGCTGCACTTCTCGCTGCGGCGGGCGCAGAACGTCCATTGGCAGGCGCTGGATATCAGCCGCGATGCGCACGCCAACATGAAGAACCAGAAGGCCGCCGTGCTGTGGTTCACCGGTCTTTCGGGCGCGGGCAAGTCGACCATCGCCAACCTTGTCGAAAAGAAGCTGCACCGGATGAACCGGCACACCTTCCTGCTCGACGGCGACAACGTGCGTCACGGGCTGAACAAGGATCTGGGCTTCACCGATGCCGACCGCGTGGAAAATGTCCGCCGCGTGGGCGAAGTATCCAAGCTGATGACCGACGCCGGCCTGATCGTCATCACCGCCTTCATTTCGCCTTTCCGCCAGGAACGGCAGATGGTGCGCGACATGATGGCGACCGGCGAGTTCTTCGAGGTGCACATCGATACGCCGCTGGCCGAGGCCGAGGCGCGCGACGTGAAGGGCCTCTACAAGAAGGCACGGGCGGGCGAACTGGCCAACTTCACGGGTATCGACAGCCCGTATGAAGCGCCGGTCAATCCCGAAATCCGCATCGACACGACCAAGCTGACGCCCGAACAGGCGGCGGACCTGATCGTCGAGGAGCTGTTGAAGTGA
- the purS gene encoding phosphoribosylformylglycinamidine synthase subunit PurS — MKARVYVTLKNGVLDPQGRAIHHALEGLGFSGVEDVRAGKLIELSLAEGTSDADIEAMCRKLLANTVIENFRIERIAA, encoded by the coding sequence ATGAAGGCGCGCGTCTACGTCACCCTTAAGAATGGCGTCCTCGATCCGCAGGGCCGTGCCATCCATCACGCACTGGAAGGCCTCGGCTTTTCGGGGGTTGAGGATGTCCGCGCTGGCAAGCTGATCGAACTGTCGCTGGCCGAAGGCACCAGTGACGCGGATATCGAAGCGATGTGCCGCAAGCTGCTGGCCAACACCGTCATCGAAAACTTCCGGATCGAGCGGATCGCGGCATGA
- a CDS encoding TIGR03619 family F420-dependent LLM class oxidoreductase, with protein sequence MKFWQNLSWIETDQQIECARFAEEVGFEGVIHGDHFCFPDVIQSRYPMSPDGIPPMPTNWNYPDMWVTMAAQAAVTTRLRFASAIYTMPTRHPIVTAKATGTLALLSGNRAIIGVAPGWLKEEFDAAGVPFEKRGARLDEAIDVVRKLWRGGAVEHRGTFYDFGPVRLEPMPGYEVPIYIGGSGDVAWRRAATLGDGWIGGGDDPEEVPALLAKFRELREQAGRTHLPFETILPLIRPVTVDELKRLGDAGMDGAVAYPPSLTIGITSTIDEKKRAMEAYAKEFIRPFA encoded by the coding sequence ATGAAGTTTTGGCAGAATTTGAGCTGGATCGAGACCGACCAGCAGATCGAATGCGCGCGCTTTGCCGAGGAAGTGGGCTTTGAAGGGGTGATCCACGGCGATCATTTCTGTTTCCCCGATGTGATCCAAAGCCGGTATCCGATGTCGCCCGATGGCATCCCGCCGATGCCGACGAACTGGAATTATCCTGACATGTGGGTGACGATGGCGGCACAGGCCGCCGTCACGACCAGGCTGCGCTTCGCCAGCGCGATCTACACCATGCCCACCCGCCATCCGATCGTGACCGCCAAGGCGACGGGCACGCTGGCGCTGCTTTCGGGCAATCGCGCGATTATCGGCGTGGCGCCGGGCTGGCTGAAGGAAGAATTCGACGCAGCAGGCGTTCCGTTCGAAAAGCGCGGCGCGCGACTGGATGAAGCGATCGACGTCGTACGCAAGCTGTGGCGCGGTGGCGCCGTCGAACATCGCGGTACATTCTACGATTTCGGGCCGGTGCGGCTGGAACCGATGCCGGGTTATGAAGTGCCGATCTATATTGGCGGTTCGGGCGATGTCGCGTGGCGCAGGGCCGCGACATTGGGCGATGGCTGGATCGGTGGCGGCGACGACCCTGAAGAGGTGCCCGCGCTGCTGGCGAAGTTCCGCGAGTTGCGCGAACAAGCCGGCCGGACGCATCTGCCGTTCGAAACCATCCTGCCGCTGATCCGTCCGGTGACGGTGGATGAACTCAAGCGCCTTGGCGATGCGGGGATGGACGGTGCGGTGGCCTATCCGCCATCGCTGACGATCGGCATCACATCGACCATCGATGAAAAGAAGCGGGCGATGGAGGCCTATGCCAAGGAGTTTATCCGGCCCTTTGCCTGA
- a CDS encoding 3'(2'),5'-bisphosphate nucleotidase CysQ yields the protein MTDVELARHIAETAGTILVTLQKSGLFEGKALGKAGDRVANAFIMAALAEQRPDDAVLSEEEKDNLDRLEAKRVWIVDPLDGTREYGEARTDWAVHVALTIDGKAEIGAVALPGIPLTLATDRKPEAANAEGKLRMLVSRTRPAHEAVAVAEKLGAELVPMGSAGAKAMAVVRGEAEIYLHSGGQYEWDSCAPVAVAQAAGFHVSRIDGSPLVYNQADVYLPDLLICPPQYAQTVLASIRELPAA from the coding sequence GTGACGGACGTCGAACTCGCCCGCCACATTGCGGAAACGGCCGGCACGATCCTCGTTACGCTCCAGAAATCGGGGCTGTTCGAGGGCAAGGCGCTGGGCAAGGCGGGCGACCGCGTTGCCAACGCCTTCATCATGGCGGCGCTGGCCGAACAGCGCCCCGATGATGCCGTGCTGTCCGAAGAGGAAAAGGACAATCTGGACCGGCTTGAAGCCAAGCGGGTCTGGATTGTCGATCCCCTCGACGGGACGCGTGAATATGGCGAGGCCCGTACCGACTGGGCGGTTCACGTCGCGCTGACGATCGACGGCAAGGCGGAAATCGGGGCGGTGGCCCTTCCCGGCATTCCGCTGACCTTGGCGACCGATCGCAAGCCAGAGGCGGCCAACGCGGAAGGCAAGCTGCGGATGCTCGTCAGCCGCACGCGGCCGGCGCATGAAGCGGTGGCGGTTGCCGAAAAGCTGGGCGCCGAGCTGGTTCCGATGGGATCGGCTGGTGCCAAGGCGATGGCGGTGGTTCGCGGCGAAGCCGAAATCTACCTCCATTCGGGCGGCCAGTATGAATGGGACAGCTGCGCGCCGGTTGCGGTGGCGCAGGCCGCCGGCTTCCATGTCAGCCGGATCGACGGCAGCCCGCTCGTCTACAACCAGGCGGACGTCTATCTGCCGGACCTGCTGATCTGCCCGCCGCAATATGCGCAAACGGTGCTCGCTTCGATCCGCGAGCTGCCGGCGGCCTGA
- a CDS encoding cell wall hydrolase: MSSRVSYRNLSISAAVALAIAVPATFGFASETSLAATISSALPAMSSDDAHAAIIAEGPGEAVEAPVLALDPPAAPATEVAAVEDEAELDCIAKIVHHESANQPRAGQLAVAQLVMNRVESGRFADTICGVAHQPGQFFNTRAYNPRRDSATWKTAVEVSREAIAGHTADVVPGALFYHASYVAPPRFFRTRARAGVLGDHIFYR, from the coding sequence ATGTCGTCGCGCGTTTCATACCGCAACCTGAGCATTTCTGCCGCCGTCGCTCTTGCGATCGCGGTTCCGGCCACATTCGGCTTTGCTTCCGAAACCTCGTTGGCCGCCACGATTTCCTCCGCGCTTCCCGCCATGTCGTCCGATGATGCCCATGCCGCTATTATAGCGGAAGGTCCGGGCGAAGCGGTTGAGGCCCCGGTTCTCGCTCTTGATCCTCCTGCCGCACCGGCCACCGAAGTCGCCGCAGTCGAGGACGAAGCCGAACTCGATTGCATCGCCAAGATCGTTCATCACGAATCCGCGAACCAGCCCCGCGCCGGCCAGCTTGCTGTCGCCCAGCTCGTCATGAACCGGGTCGAATCGGGCCGTTTCGCCGACACCATCTGCGGCGTCGCGCATCAGCCCGGCCAATTCTTCAACACCCGCGCCTATAATCCGCGTCGCGACAGCGCCACCTGGAAGACGGCGGTTGAAGTGTCGCGCGAAGCAATCGCCGGCCATACGGCCGATGTCGTTCCGGGCGCTTTGTTCTATCACGCCTCCTATGTCGCCCCGCCGCGCTTCTTCCGCACCCGCGCCCGCGCTGGCGTGCTTGGCGATCACATCTTCTATCGCTAA
- a CDS encoding sugar phosphate isomerase/epimerase family protein has product MESENKNRLIACHWTIAGDHHPLRSKTGTSPHPLPARMAAAARAGFTGMGFLQSDIPHLLAQHDVREIARMLADHGLTDIEVECLGDWFADGERRRTSDKMRHMLLDFGTAIGARHLKVMGPYGESWPVDHLRESFAGVCADAAGSGMGIGIEMLPFSEIATPERTLEIVGDAPDGGIYLDIWHVRHGHISDDQLRAIPLDRITGIEINDAIPDPDMSMFDATIEHRLLPGEGTLDPAGFVRTMRDIGYSGPIGVEIISNAQRARSLDDAVDAAFAATTTCLATLG; this is encoded by the coding sequence ATGGAGAGCGAAAACAAAAACCGCCTGATCGCCTGTCACTGGACGATCGCCGGCGATCACCACCCCCTTCGATCGAAGACCGGGACCAGCCCCCACCCCCTGCCCGCCCGTATGGCAGCTGCGGCGCGCGCCGGCTTCACCGGCATGGGTTTCCTGCAAAGCGATATCCCGCATCTGCTTGCACAGCATGATGTGCGTGAAATCGCCCGGATGCTTGCCGATCATGGGTTGACCGATATCGAGGTCGAATGTCTCGGCGACTGGTTCGCTGATGGCGAACGGCGGCGCACATCGGATAAGATGCGCCACATGCTGCTCGATTTCGGCACCGCTATCGGCGCGCGGCACCTCAAGGTCATGGGCCCTTATGGCGAAAGCTGGCCCGTCGATCACCTGCGCGAATCCTTCGCTGGTGTCTGCGCCGACGCGGCCGGCAGTGGCATGGGCATCGGCATCGAAATGCTGCCCTTCTCCGAAATCGCGACGCCCGAACGGACGCTGGAGATCGTCGGCGATGCACCCGATGGCGGTATCTATCTCGATATCTGGCATGTCCGCCATGGCCATATTTCCGACGATCAGTTGCGCGCCATCCCGCTCGATCGGATTACCGGCATCGAAATCAACGATGCGATCCCCGATCCCGATATGTCGATGTTCGACGCAACCATCGAACACCGCCTTTTGCCGGGCGAAGGCACGCTCGATCCGGCGGGCTTCGTCCGCACGATGCGCGACATCGGCTATAGCGGGCCAATCGGTGTGGAGATCATCTCCAATGCCCAGCGCGCGCGGTCGCTGGATGATGCGGTGGACGCTGCATTCGCCGCAACCACAACGTGTCTCGCCACGCTAGGATGA
- the purQ gene encoding phosphoribosylformylglycinamidine synthase subunit PurQ, with amino-acid sequence MKSAVIVFPGSNCDRDLAVAIRDVTGEAPVMVWHRDTELPEGIDLIGVPGGFSYGDYLRSGAMAARSPIMRAVSDAAARGVSVLGICNGFQVLTEAGLLPGALMRNAGLNFVCRDVALTVGTSQSAFTSRYEAGEEIRVPVAHHDGNYTADEATLDRLEGEGRVAFRYGEAVNGSARNIAGILNDAGNVLGMMPHPERMIEAAHGRTDGRRLFEGLVAAIA; translated from the coding sequence ATGAAGAGCGCGGTCATCGTCTTTCCCGGATCGAATTGCGATCGCGATCTCGCCGTCGCGATTCGCGACGTGACCGGCGAAGCCCCCGTCATGGTCTGGCATCGGGATACCGAACTGCCGGAAGGGATCGACCTGATCGGCGTTCCGGGCGGTTTTTCCTACGGCGATTACCTGCGTTCCGGCGCAATGGCTGCACGCAGCCCCATCATGCGCGCCGTTTCCGATGCCGCTGCGCGCGGCGTTTCGGTCCTCGGCATCTGCAACGGTTTTCAGGTGTTGACCGAAGCCGGCCTGCTGCCGGGCGCGCTGATGCGCAACGCCGGCCTCAACTTCGTCTGCCGCGATGTTGCGCTTACCGTCGGCACCAGCCAGTCGGCTTTCACATCGCGCTACGAAGCGGGCGAGGAAATCCGCGTTCCCGTTGCCCATCATGACGGCAATTACACCGCCGATGAAGCGACGCTCGATCGCCTCGAAGGCGAAGGCCGCGTCGCCTTCCGTTATGGCGAAGCAGTCAACGGATCGGCCCGCAACATCGCCGGCATCCTCAATGATGCGGGCAATGTGCTGGGCATGATGCCGCACCCCGAACGAATGATCGAAGCAGCGCATGGCCGCACCGATGGCCGTCGTCTGTTCGAAGGCCTCGTAGCCGCGATCGCATAA
- the purC gene encoding phosphoribosylaminoimidazolesuccinocarboxamide synthase: MSRRRQIYEGKAKILYEGPEPGTLIQYFKDDATAFNAQKKGTINGKGVLNNRISEHVFTLLGQIGIPTHFIRRLNMREQLIRQVEIVPIEVVVRNVAAGSISKRLGIEEGTQLPRTIIEYYYKDDALGDPLVTDEHIACFGWASQEEMHDIADLAIRVNDFMSGLFAAVGIRLVDFKLEFGRLFDNEFSRIILADEISPDGCRLWDATSGEKLDKDRFRRDLGGEVEAYQEVARRLGLLPEGDTTVLDLEKHRKNREKK, encoded by the coding sequence ATGTCCCGCCGCCGTCAAATCTACGAAGGCAAGGCCAAGATTCTTTATGAAGGCCCCGAACCGGGCACGCTGATCCAGTATTTCAAGGATGATGCGACTGCCTTCAATGCCCAGAAGAAGGGCACGATCAACGGCAAGGGCGTGCTCAACAACCGCATTTCCGAGCATGTCTTCACCCTGCTCGGCCAGATCGGCATTCCGACGCACTTCATTCGCCGCCTCAACATGCGCGAACAGCTGATTCGGCAGGTGGAAATCGTACCGATCGAAGTGGTGGTGCGTAATGTCGCTGCCGGTTCGATCAGCAAGCGCCTCGGGATCGAAGAAGGCACCCAGCTGCCGCGCACGATCATCGAATATTATTACAAGGACGATGCGCTCGGTGATCCGCTCGTGACGGACGAGCATATCGCCTGCTTCGGCTGGGCCAGCCAGGAAGAGATGCACGACATCGCGGACCTCGCGATCCGTGTGAACGATTTCATGTCGGGCCTGTTCGCGGCGGTCGGCATCCGCCTGGTCGATTTCAAGCTCGAATTTGGCCGCCTGTTCGACAACGAATTCAGCCGGATCATCCTCGCCGATGAAATCAGCCCTGATGGCTGCCGCCTGTGGGATGCAACTTCGGGTGAAAAGCTCGATAAGGATCGGTTCCGCCGTGATCTCGGTGGCGAAGTCGAAGCCTATCAGGAAGTTGCGCGCCGTCTCGGCCTGCTGCCCGAAGGCGACACCACGGTGCTCGACCTGGAAAAGCACCGGAAGAATCGCGAGAAAAAGTAA
- a CDS encoding SPOR domain-containing protein: MPVTGQWEYRNARWGFACHAVALAGLIFVAGCASKDKPKPAAPSQPASRPVPPAGAASNLTLPDGDGQGGFRTINDGLGRDEAVWHLRSALNVAALSCVGTGSAALVANYNALLGQKKAVFAAGYAAENARHRAGGNAALDGHMTKLYNYFAQPPAQAAFCAVARDVANEARSVAAAAFPTFAVEALARLDRPFDDFYRAYAAYQRDLAAWQTGARTAKAVAAPVALAASAAPLQPVAGVQGDWRIQLGAFSGEAAAEAAWGKIRSRMAGVASFKPRFDAVPGKPLVRVQVGPVTDRADAIRLCAAAASAGFDCFPVVPPARSS, encoded by the coding sequence ATGCCGGTGACCGGGCAATGGGAATACCGCAATGCCCGTTGGGGGTTCGCCTGTCACGCGGTGGCGCTGGCCGGCCTGATCTTCGTGGCGGGGTGTGCGTCGAAGGACAAGCCGAAGCCGGCGGCACCATCGCAGCCCGCATCGCGCCCGGTGCCCCCGGCTGGCGCCGCAAGCAACCTGACCCTGCCGGACGGCGACGGGCAGGGCGGCTTCCGCACGATCAACGATGGGCTGGGACGGGACGAGGCCGTCTGGCATCTGCGTTCAGCGCTCAACGTCGCGGCGCTGAGCTGTGTTGGCACGGGCAGTGCTGCTCTGGTCGCCAATTACAATGCTTTGCTGGGGCAGAAAAAGGCTGTGTTCGCTGCCGGCTATGCAGCAGAAAATGCGCGGCATCGGGCGGGTGGCAACGCTGCGCTCGATGGGCATATGACCAAGCTTTATAATTATTTCGCGCAGCCGCCGGCACAGGCGGCCTTTTGCGCGGTGGCGCGTGATGTGGCCAATGAGGCCCGATCAGTGGCAGCGGCCGCATTTCCCACCTTCGCGGTAGAGGCTTTGGCCCGGCTCGATCGGCCATTCGACGACTTTTATCGTGCTTATGCCGCCTATCAACGCGATCTGGCGGCCTGGCAAACGGGTGCGCGGACGGCCAAGGCGGTCGCCGCGCCGGTGGCCCTTGCGGCGAGCGCTGCGCCCCTGCAGCCTGTCGCGGGCGTGCAGGGTGACTGGCGGATCCAGCTTGGCGCATTTTCGGGCGAGGCGGCGGCCGAGGCGGCGTGGGGAAAGATCAGATCGCGCATGGCGGGTGTCGCGTCGTTCAAGCCGCGGTTCGATGCCGTCCCCGGTAAACCCCTGGTGCGGGTGCAGGTTGGCCCGGTGACCGATCGGGCGGATGCCATCCGCTTATGCGCGGCGGCGGCATCGGCCGGGTTCGATTGTTTCCCGGTCGTGCCGCCAGCCCGATCATCCTAG